The DNA sequence TGGGCACCCGTGAGCCGGAAAAATATGGCCATACGACATTACCTGTTCTGGTTAGTGAACTGGAACAGGCAGCAACGGCGCTAAATGTGCAGTTATCTCATCGCCAGTCGAATGCGGAACATGAGCTGATTGAGAGCATTCATCAAGCCCGAGGCAATACCGATTTTATTCTGATAAACCCGGCGGCATTTACGCACACCAGTGTGGCGCTACGAGACGCGCTGCTGGCGGTGGCCATCCCGTTTATCGAGATCCATCTGACCAACGTGCACGCACGTGAACCTTTCCGTCACCACTCCTACTTGTCTGATGTGGCGGTGGGCGTCATCTGCGGGTTGGGTACAGACGGATACCACTATGGTTTACAGGCAGCGGTCAAGCGACTGTCAATGTCCCACTAACCATTTCCAATTAACAACGAGTACGGAACCCCATTCATGGATATTCGTAAAATCAAAAAACTGATCGAACTGGTTGAAGAATCCGGCATCGCCGAACTGGAAATTTCCGAAGGTGAAGAGTCAGTACGTATCAGTCGTGCTCCGGCACCG is a window from the Dickeya lacustris genome containing:
- the aroQ gene encoding type II 3-dehydroquinate dehydratase, with the translated sequence MADKFHILLLNGPNLNLLGTREPEKYGHTTLPVLVSELEQAATALNVQLSHRQSNAEHELIESIHQARGNTDFILINPAAFTHTSVALRDALLAVAIPFIEIHLTNVHAREPFRHHSYLSDVAVGVICGLGTDGYHYGLQAAVKRLSMSH